The following are from one region of the Mycolicibacterium helvum genome:
- a CDS encoding class I fructose-bisphosphate aldolase — protein sequence MSIGKDLRLRRIIDPATNSSVMFAFSHGTSVPEVMSGIEDPATSFRKVRNGGANCAFLTPGLLQSLSPVIAESPEVAIVAKITATATRGEKSHQERLIASVEHCATLGVDGVVALLPFAPENEADVISLTGSIGEKCREYGLPFIAEAEFPNAYFGDGKDYQSTWGLSYLKRSARLCVELGADIVKTNWLGSPEEFSPIVDCVSGTPVIVAGGSRESDLALLRKVKAARDVGAVGTSVGRNIFQHANPTAITAALVAVLTGASSPEEAVESNPELSADQVLTAAH from the coding sequence ATGTCCATCGGTAAAGATCTCCGCCTGCGTCGCATCATCGACCCCGCCACCAATTCCTCGGTGATGTTCGCCTTCTCCCATGGCACGAGCGTGCCCGAAGTCATGTCTGGGATCGAGGATCCCGCCACGAGCTTCCGAAAGGTCCGCAACGGCGGCGCCAACTGTGCATTCCTCACCCCGGGCCTGCTTCAGTCCCTCTCCCCCGTCATTGCCGAATCCCCCGAGGTCGCCATCGTCGCAAAGATCACCGCGACCGCGACCCGCGGCGAGAAGTCCCACCAGGAACGGCTCATCGCCTCGGTCGAGCACTGCGCCACCCTCGGCGTCGACGGTGTCGTCGCGCTGCTCCCGTTCGCCCCGGAGAACGAGGCCGACGTGATCTCGCTGACCGGTTCCATCGGCGAGAAGTGCCGCGAGTACGGACTGCCGTTCATCGCCGAGGCCGAGTTCCCGAACGCCTACTTCGGCGACGGCAAGGACTACCAAAGCACGTGGGGATTGTCCTACCTCAAGCGCAGTGCACGCCTGTGCGTCGAACTGGGCGCCGACATCGTGAAGACCAACTGGCTGGGTAGCCCTGAGGAGTTCTCGCCGATCGTCGACTGCGTCTCGGGGACCCCGGTCATCGTCGCCGGCGGCTCCCGCGAGTCCGATCTCGCGCTCCTGCGCAAGGTCAAGGCCGCCCGTGACGTCGGTGCCGTCGGAACCTCAGTGGGCCGCAACATCTTCCAGCACGCCAACCCCACCGCGATCACCGCCGCCCTGGTGGCCGTCCTGACCGGGGCGAGCAGCCCCGAGGAAGCCGTCGAGTCCAATCCCGAACTCAGCGCCGACCAGGTGCTAACCGCCGCACACTGA
- the iolM gene encoding scyllo-inosose 3-dehydrogenase, giving the protein MKAVVLEAEWSPRPGARISEADHARRWAAIANDAYRNPTVDVREVPDPGAPGPSELVLEVGACGLCGSDVHMFETDDEGYLLLPYHLKTPVITGHEFAGRIVAKGKDVHQFEVGGLVAVEEIQWCGKCRECRGGYWNQCGYIEDLGFTLDGGFAQYVKVDSRFAWSLDGVLERYGDEDTALEVGALTEPTSVAYEGMFTRAGGFKPGGSVVVFGGGPIGLASVALAAAAGAAQIFAIDPLPGRRELAGKMGATRVIDPSSEDPGDVVRTATKGDGAAMVVEASGNSKAVMGPIEDTLGVGGKVVIAGMDAQPATMNLIRYMLKAGSVYGTVGHSGSWNFPNVINLMAAGRINMENAITRRFPLAGLVEAIDETKARGNGKILVKPQL; this is encoded by the coding sequence ATGAAAGCGGTTGTTCTCGAGGCGGAATGGAGCCCGCGACCGGGCGCACGCATCTCCGAGGCCGATCACGCCCGGAGATGGGCAGCGATCGCCAACGACGCTTACCGCAACCCCACCGTCGACGTCCGAGAGGTGCCCGACCCAGGGGCACCAGGTCCCAGCGAGCTGGTGTTGGAGGTTGGCGCCTGCGGCCTGTGCGGTTCGGACGTGCACATGTTCGAGACCGACGACGAGGGCTATCTGCTGTTGCCGTATCACCTCAAAACACCCGTCATCACCGGCCATGAGTTCGCCGGTCGGATCGTGGCCAAGGGCAAGGACGTTCATCAGTTCGAGGTGGGCGGACTCGTTGCCGTCGAGGAGATCCAATGGTGCGGCAAGTGCCGGGAATGCCGGGGGGGTTACTGGAACCAGTGCGGTTACATCGAGGATCTCGGATTCACCCTCGACGGTGGCTTTGCCCAGTACGTGAAGGTCGACTCGCGGTTCGCCTGGTCCCTCGACGGTGTCCTCGAACGCTACGGTGACGAGGACACCGCCCTCGAAGTCGGCGCGCTGACCGAACCGACAAGCGTCGCCTACGAGGGGATGTTCACGCGCGCTGGCGGTTTCAAGCCCGGCGGCTCGGTCGTCGTGTTCGGCGGAGGTCCGATCGGATTGGCCTCCGTAGCACTGGCTGCCGCGGCGGGCGCCGCTCAGATCTTCGCAATCGACCCCCTCCCGGGCCGACGCGAGCTGGCCGGCAAGATGGGCGCCACCCGGGTCATCGACCCGTCGAGCGAGGACCCCGGCGACGTCGTGCGAACGGCCACCAAGGGTGACGGTGCGGCCATGGTCGTCGAGGCCAGCGGAAACTCCAAGGCCGTGATGGGCCCGATCGAGGACACCCTCGGCGTCGGCGGCAAGGTGGTGATCGCCGGAATGGACGCTCAGCCGGCGACCATGAATCTGATCCGCTACATGCTCAAGGCCGGCTCGGTCTACGGCACCGTCGGCCACTCCGGGTCGTGGAACTTCCCCAACGTCATCAACCTGATGGCCGCCGGGCGAATCAACATGGAAAACGCGATCACGCGTCGCTTCCCCTTGGCCGGACTCGTCGAGGCCATTGATGAGACCAAGGCCCGCGGCAACGGAAAGATCCTCGTCAAGCCGCAACTCTGA
- a CDS encoding creatininase family protein, which yields MAELHSRLLTDLAPPDIQEYLSTGDTILVPMGAVEMHGYHLPIGTDIYNAMEVSKRAANKANVLYGPPIWTGYSPHHLREPETGQGTLTFRGETLRAVIHDTARSLIHHGFNRIIFVNGHTSNTKATDEVFRQLRYETGALLGMFKPYGERYLGIIEDLMENSKEETAGWHASEQETSIMMAYNPANVKLERGIDTRAQAPDWLPSSFKKVDASPDVEFQGYEYFYFPMEHQEMAPHGVIGNPFRATAEKGEQIFERFSDHLAAAVEELKKVKVDIRNRKYVQKA from the coding sequence GTGGCCGAACTGCACTCCCGCTTGCTGACCGATCTGGCTCCCCCGGATATCCAGGAGTATCTCTCCACCGGGGACACCATCCTGGTGCCCATGGGAGCCGTCGAGATGCACGGCTACCACCTGCCGATCGGCACCGACATCTACAACGCGATGGAGGTCTCCAAGCGCGCCGCGAACAAGGCCAACGTCCTGTACGGCCCACCGATCTGGACCGGCTACAGCCCGCACCACCTCCGCGAGCCCGAGACCGGCCAGGGCACCCTGACCTTCCGCGGCGAGACTCTGCGCGCAGTCATCCACGACACTGCACGCTCGCTGATCCACCACGGCTTCAACAGGATCATCTTCGTCAACGGCCACACCTCCAACACCAAGGCCACCGACGAGGTATTCCGGCAGCTGCGCTACGAAACGGGCGCACTCCTGGGCATGTTCAAGCCCTACGGTGAGCGTTACCTCGGCATCATCGAGGACCTCATGGAGAACTCCAAGGAGGAGACCGCCGGCTGGCACGCCAGCGAGCAGGAGACCTCGATCATGATGGCCTACAACCCGGCCAACGTGAAGCTCGAACGGGGGATAGACACTCGCGCACAGGCACCCGATTGGTTGCCCTCGTCGTTCAAGAAGGTCGACGCCAGCCCCGACGTGGAGTTCCAGGGCTACGAGTACTTCTACTTCCCGATGGAGCACCAGGAGATGGCCCCGCACGGCGTCATCGGCAATCCCTTCCGCGCCACCGCCGAGAAGGGCGAGCAGATCTTCGAGCGATTCTCCGATCACCTCGCGGCTGCAGTCGAGGAACTCAAGAAAGTCAAGGTCGATATCCGCAACCGCAAGTACGTTCAGAAGGCCTGA